One stretch of Streptomyces agglomeratus DNA includes these proteins:
- a CDS encoding ArnT family glycosyltransferase yields MAPLLILIISVRAWNIGNFPFPNDDEGTYLAQAWAVRNGDLAHYTYWYDHPPFGWIQLAGLAWLPAWLFPELPTFVQGRVAMLPVVAAGAALVFVVGRRIGLGRPAAAFAMLLYGLSPLAVTLHRQIYLDNFAVVWALAAFALALSPRRHLWHHIAAGSAFALAVLSKETIAVLLPVVLVTLWHGSHPRTRKFSFAGFGSGLVLTGLFYPLYATLKGELVPGAGHVSLLGTLKFQLGGREGSGSVFEDGTDANTLILDWFSRDPYLLAAGCAAAVIGLAVRRLRPVALAVLVLALVALRPGGYLPQMYVAQLLPFLALTVTGLGCALVALVPSRHRALRPAAVTALLAVAAVFVAPHWYREDRDTVRGDDNGVYHAASRWLRETPVGDRERTRVVTDGVLWLDAVEAGYRPGTGAIWHYKLDQDPAVARTLPRGWKDIDYVVSTPALRGEQHNLPTLRDLFEHSEPVASFGEGDGRIDILRVDRADRRKQPLQKGEG; encoded by the coding sequence GTGGCTCCGCTGTTGATTCTGATCATTTCCGTACGTGCCTGGAACATCGGCAATTTCCCGTTCCCCAATGACGACGAGGGAACGTACCTGGCCCAGGCGTGGGCCGTACGCAACGGGGACCTCGCCCACTACACCTACTGGTACGACCATCCGCCGTTCGGCTGGATACAGCTCGCGGGGCTGGCCTGGCTTCCCGCCTGGCTCTTTCCCGAACTGCCGACGTTCGTCCAGGGCCGCGTCGCCATGCTGCCCGTCGTCGCCGCCGGCGCCGCCCTCGTGTTCGTCGTGGGCCGCCGCATCGGTCTCGGCCGCCCGGCCGCCGCATTCGCCATGCTGCTGTACGGGCTCTCACCGCTCGCGGTGACCCTGCACCGGCAGATATACCTCGACAACTTCGCGGTCGTCTGGGCGCTGGCCGCCTTCGCTCTCGCCCTGTCGCCCCGCCGCCACCTGTGGCACCACATCGCCGCGGGCAGCGCATTCGCCCTCGCCGTCCTCTCCAAGGAGACGATCGCGGTCCTGCTGCCCGTCGTGCTGGTGACTCTGTGGCACGGCAGCCATCCGAGGACCCGCAAGTTCTCGTTCGCCGGCTTCGGCTCGGGACTGGTCCTCACCGGCCTCTTCTACCCGCTGTACGCCACGCTCAAGGGCGAACTGGTGCCGGGCGCCGGCCACGTCTCGCTCCTCGGCACGCTCAAGTTCCAGCTCGGCGGGCGCGAGGGCAGCGGCTCCGTCTTCGAGGACGGGACCGACGCCAACACGCTGATCCTCGACTGGTTCTCGCGCGACCCCTATCTGCTGGCCGCCGGCTGCGCGGCCGCCGTGATCGGCCTCGCCGTACGCCGCCTGCGCCCCGTCGCCCTCGCCGTCCTGGTGCTGGCCCTGGTCGCACTGCGCCCCGGCGGCTACCTGCCGCAGATGTACGTCGCCCAGTTGCTGCCCTTCCTCGCGCTCACCGTGACCGGACTGGGGTGCGCGCTCGTCGCCCTCGTCCCGTCCCGCCACCGCGCGCTGCGCCCGGCGGCGGTCACCGCCCTGCTGGCCGTCGCCGCCGTGTTCGTGGCCCCGCACTGGTACCGCGAGGACCGGGACACCGTGCGCGGCGACGACAACGGCGTCTACCACGCGGCCTCCCGCTGGCTGCGCGAGACGCCGGTCGGCGACCGGGAACGCACCCGCGTCGTCACCGACGGCGTGCTGTGGCTGGACGCCGTCGAGGCCGGATACCGGCCGGGCACCGGCGCCATCTGGCACTACAAACTCGACCAGGACCCCGCGGTCGCCAGGACACTGCCGCGCGGCTGGAAGGACATCGACTACGTCGTGTCCACGCCCGCCCTGCGCGGCGAACAGCACAATCTGCCCACGCTGCGGGACCTGTTCGAGCACAGCGAACCGGTCGCGAGCTTCGGGGAGGGGGACGGCCGGATCGACATCCTCCGGGTCGACCGGGCCGACCGGCGCAAGCAGCCGCTCCAGAAGGGGGAGGGATGA
- the trhA gene encoding PAQR family membrane homeostasis protein TrhA, whose translation MTSAESDQLTQPDGPGRGPVEIDLPSPVKPKLRGWLHAGMFPAVVIAGLVLIALADSTRARVACGIYIVTACMLFGVSAVYHRGTWGPRGEAVLRRLDHANIFLIIAGTYTPLTVLLLPASTGRTLLWAVWAAALAGIAFRVFWVGAPRWLYTPCYIAMGWAAVFFLPDFMRAGGIAVLVLVIVGGLLYSAGGVIYGLKRPNPSPRWFGFHEVFHSLTLAAFVAHYVGISMVAYSG comes from the coding sequence ATGACGTCCGCCGAGTCCGATCAGCTCACGCAACCCGACGGCCCCGGACGGGGGCCCGTCGAGATCGACCTCCCGAGCCCGGTCAAACCGAAGCTCCGCGGCTGGCTCCACGCCGGGATGTTCCCCGCCGTGGTCATCGCGGGCCTCGTACTCATCGCCCTCGCGGACTCCACCCGCGCCCGGGTGGCCTGCGGGATCTACATCGTGACCGCGTGCATGCTCTTCGGCGTCAGCGCGGTCTACCACCGGGGCACCTGGGGTCCGCGCGGCGAAGCCGTGCTGCGCAGGCTCGACCACGCCAACATCTTCCTCATCATCGCGGGCACCTATACCCCTCTCACCGTGCTGCTGCTCCCCGCCTCCACCGGCCGCACGCTGCTGTGGGCCGTCTGGGCGGCGGCACTCGCGGGCATCGCCTTCCGGGTCTTCTGGGTCGGCGCCCCGCGCTGGCTCTACACCCCCTGCTACATAGCGATGGGCTGGGCCGCGGTCTTCTTCCTCCCGGACTTCATGCGGGCGGGCGGCATCGCCGTACTGGTCCTGGTGATCGTCGGCGGGCTGCTCTACAGCGCCGGCGGCGTGATCTACGGCCTCAAGCGCCCCAACCCGTCACCGCGGTGGTTCGGGTTCCACGAGGTCTTCCACTCGCTGACCCTGGCCGCCTTCGTCGCGCACTATGTGGGCATCTCGATGGTGGCCTATTCGGGCTGA
- a CDS encoding thioredoxin domain-containing protein has product MPNRLAHETSPYLLQHADNPVDWWPWSPGAFEEARRREVPILLSVGYSSCHWCHVMAHESFEDEPTAAYLNEHFVNVKVDREERPDVDAVYMEAVQAATGQGGWPMTVFLTADAEPFYFGTYFPPEPRHGMPSFRQVLEGVSNAWVGRRDEVTEVAGKIVRDLSERSLAYGAPELPAEEELAQALLALTRDYDSTRAGFGGAPKFPPSMVVEFLLRHYARTGSEGALHMASHTCEAMARGGIYDQLAGGFARYSVDREWVVPHFEKMLYDNALLCRVYAHLWRATGSELARRVALETADFLVSELRTHEGGFASALDADSDDGTGRHVEGAYYVWTPGQLREVLGEQDAEFAARLFGVTEEGTFEEGASVLQLPVGEGVADAARVADVRARLLAARGGRERPGRDDKIVAAWNGLAIAALAETGAYFDRPDLVERATEAADLLVRVHMDEGARLTRTSKDGRAGANAGVLEDYADVAEGFLALAAVSGEGVWLEFAGFLLDIVIDQFVGEDGTLFDTAHDSEKLIRRPQDPTDNATPSGWTAAAGALLSYAAHTGSEAHRSAAERALGVVKTLGPRVPRFIGWGLAVAEAALDGPREVAVVGAGGDPLTKELHRVALLSGAPGAVVAAGETGSDEFPLLADRGPGAYVCRHFVCDAPTSDPAVLRERLGEAPR; this is encoded by the coding sequence ATGCCGAACCGCCTGGCTCATGAGACGTCTCCGTACCTGCTCCAGCACGCCGACAACCCAGTCGACTGGTGGCCGTGGTCACCCGGGGCCTTTGAGGAGGCGCGACGGCGGGAGGTTCCGATTCTGCTCAGTGTTGGCTATTCGAGTTGTCACTGGTGCCATGTCATGGCGCACGAGTCCTTCGAGGACGAGCCGACCGCCGCGTACCTCAACGAGCACTTCGTCAACGTCAAGGTGGACCGCGAGGAGCGGCCCGATGTCGACGCCGTCTACATGGAAGCGGTGCAGGCCGCGACCGGGCAGGGCGGCTGGCCGATGACCGTCTTCCTGACCGCCGACGCCGAGCCCTTCTACTTCGGTACGTACTTCCCGCCCGAGCCCCGGCACGGCATGCCCTCCTTCCGGCAGGTTCTGGAGGGCGTCAGCAACGCCTGGGTGGGCCGGCGGGACGAAGTCACCGAGGTCGCCGGGAAGATCGTCCGGGATCTGAGTGAGCGCTCGCTCGCGTACGGGGCGCCCGAACTGCCGGCGGAGGAGGAGCTGGCGCAGGCGCTGCTCGCGCTGACGCGGGACTACGACTCGACCCGCGCCGGCTTCGGCGGCGCGCCGAAGTTCCCGCCGTCCATGGTGGTGGAGTTCCTGCTGCGGCATTACGCGCGTACGGGGTCCGAGGGGGCCCTGCACATGGCCTCGCACACCTGCGAGGCGATGGCGCGCGGGGGAATTTACGACCAGCTCGCAGGCGGCTTCGCGCGCTATTCCGTCGACCGCGAATGGGTCGTGCCGCACTTCGAGAAGATGCTGTACGACAATGCGCTGCTGTGCCGGGTCTACGCCCACCTGTGGCGGGCCACCGGTTCGGAACTCGCGCGGCGGGTGGCGCTGGAGACCGCGGACTTCCTGGTGAGCGAACTGCGTACGCACGAAGGCGGATTCGCGTCTGCGCTGGATGCCGACAGCGACGACGGCACCGGCAGGCATGTCGAGGGCGCGTACTACGTATGGACGCCGGGGCAGCTTCGTGAGGTGCTGGGAGAGCAGGACGCGGAGTTCGCCGCCCGGCTCTTCGGGGTGACGGAGGAGGGAACGTTCGAGGAGGGCGCGTCCGTACTTCAGCTCCCGGTGGGGGAGGGCGTGGCCGACGCGGCGCGGGTGGCCGATGTCCGGGCCCGGCTGCTGGCGGCGCGCGGCGGGCGGGAGCGGCCCGGACGGGACGACAAGATCGTGGCCGCCTGGAACGGGCTCGCGATCGCCGCGCTGGCCGAGACCGGGGCGTACTTCGACCGGCCGGACCTGGTCGAGCGGGCGACCGAGGCGGCGGATCTGCTGGTGCGGGTGCACATGGACGAGGGGGCGCGGCTGACCCGTACGTCCAAGGACGGGCGGGCCGGGGCGAACGCGGGCGTGCTGGAGGACTACGCCGACGTGGCGGAGGGGTTCCTCGCGCTCGCGGCCGTGTCGGGCGAAGGGGTGTGGCTGGAGTTCGCCGGATTCCTGCTGGACATCGTCATCGACCAGTTCGTGGGTGAGGACGGGACGCTGTTCGACACGGCTCACGACTCCGAGAAGCTCATCAGGCGGCCGCAGGACCCGACGGACAACGCGACTCCCTCGGGGTGGACGGCCGCGGCGGGTGCGCTGCTGTCGTACGCCGCGCACACGGGGTCCGAGGCGCACCGGAGCGCGGCGGAGCGGGCGCTGGGTGTCGTGAAGACGCTCGGGCCGCGCGTGCCGAGGTTCATCGGGTGGGGTCTCGCGGTCGCCGAGGCGGCGCTGGACGGGCCGCGCGAGGTGGCGGTGGTGGGCGCGGGCGGCGACCCGCTGACGAAGGAACTGCACCGGGTGGCGCTGCTGAGCGGTGCGCCGGGGGCGGTGGTCGCGGCGGGTGAAACGGGCAGCGACGAGTTCCCGCTGCTGGCGGACCGGGGGCCCGGCGCGTACGTGTGCCGGCACTTCGTGTGCGACGCGCCGACCTCGGATCCGGCGGTGCTGCGGGAGCGCCTGGGCGAGGCTCCGCGCTAG
- a CDS encoding glycosyltransferase, translated as MATAGVTLWWMVHAWRTPETLEATAFAEPDGHHGVSFSLLVPARHEETVLRHTVENMLKIGHPAFEIVLIVGHDDPGTAAIAHQLAAEHPHKVQTVVDQHAAKNKPRALNTALPYAKGDVVGVFDAEDIVHPELLSHVDFAFRRDDADVVQGGVQLVNYDTSWYSLRNCLEYFFWFRSRLHLHARKGFIPLGGNTVFVRAALLRETGGWDGDCLAEDCDLGVRLSSRGAKVVVAYHAALVTREETPDTLLALYKQRTRWNQGFLQVLRKGEWRGLPGWRQRLLARYTLSTPFLQAATGIMIPLGLLLAWVGGVSLPIALVAWLPMVPMAAMMVFEAVALHDFGREYGFRIGPWQYVKLTVGGPVYAVVLAAAALRAVWREYTGRRDWELTSHIGAHLEPQREAR; from the coding sequence ATGGCCACCGCCGGCGTCACGCTGTGGTGGATGGTCCACGCCTGGCGCACGCCAGAGACGCTGGAAGCGACCGCCTTCGCCGAACCGGACGGACACCACGGGGTGTCGTTCTCGCTGCTCGTCCCGGCCCGGCACGAAGAGACCGTGCTCAGGCACACGGTCGAGAACATGCTGAAGATCGGCCATCCCGCCTTCGAGATCGTGCTGATCGTCGGCCACGACGACCCCGGCACCGCGGCCATCGCCCATCAGCTCGCCGCCGAACACCCGCACAAGGTGCAGACCGTGGTGGACCAGCACGCGGCCAAGAACAAGCCGCGCGCCCTCAACACCGCGCTGCCGTACGCGAAGGGCGACGTGGTCGGCGTGTTCGACGCGGAGGACATCGTCCACCCCGAGCTGCTCAGCCACGTCGACTTCGCCTTCCGCCGCGACGACGCGGACGTGGTGCAGGGCGGCGTACAGCTCGTCAACTACGACACGAGCTGGTACAGCCTGCGCAACTGCCTGGAGTACTTCTTCTGGTTCCGCAGCCGGCTGCACCTGCACGCCCGCAAGGGGTTCATCCCGCTCGGCGGCAACACCGTCTTCGTCCGGGCCGCGCTGCTGCGCGAGACCGGCGGCTGGGACGGCGACTGCCTCGCCGAGGACTGCGACCTGGGCGTACGGCTGTCCTCGCGCGGCGCCAAGGTCGTCGTCGCGTACCACGCCGCGCTCGTCACCCGCGAGGAGACGCCCGACACGCTGCTCGCCCTCTACAAGCAGCGCACCCGCTGGAACCAGGGCTTCCTCCAGGTCCTGCGCAAGGGCGAGTGGCGCGGGCTCCCGGGCTGGCGCCAGCGCCTCCTGGCGCGCTACACCCTCTCGACGCCGTTCCTCCAGGCGGCCACCGGCATCATGATCCCGCTCGGCCTGCTGCTGGCCTGGGTCGGCGGGGTGTCCCTGCCCATCGCGCTCGTCGCCTGGCTCCCGATGGTGCCGATGGCCGCGATGATGGTCTTCGAGGCCGTCGCCCTGCACGACTTCGGCCGCGAGTACGGTTTCCGGATCGGTCCGTGGCAGTACGTGAAGCTCACGGTCGGAGGCCCGGTGTACGCCGTCGTACTCGCCGCGGCCGCTCTGCGCGCCGTCTGGCGCGAGTACACCGGGCGCAGGGACTGGGAACTCACCTCGCACATCGGCGCCCACCTGGAACCCCAGCGGGAGGCGCGGTGA
- a CDS encoding glycosyltransferase: MTADPLDLPVDMPLDVPFGTALDVSVVVPTYNEAGNIHELLHRIGAAMASAGLSAEVIFADDSTDHTCEVIEDAAGSSPLPVVLHHRAEPTGGLGGAVVEGIGRSAAPWIVVIDADLQHPPELVPELLARGRSTGAELVVASRYAAGGSRSGLAGAYRTLVSGVSTAVTKSLFPRALRGLTDPMSGFFAIRREAVDRAATGEDGLQPLGYKILLELAVRCRPAGITEVPYAFGERHAGESKSTVREGLRFLRHLVTLRTADPRARVAVFGLIGLSGFVPNLALLWLLNGPGGMHYAPAEIIANQAGLLWNFLLVDSLLYRLRRSHRRRSVRLLTFAAVGNADLVARLPLAALFIAWGGLDPVPATAVSMVVVFAGRFLLVDRWLYRRRGARATSEPVRVETPLPDPTP, encoded by the coding sequence GTGACGGCGGACCCGCTCGACCTGCCCGTCGACATGCCCCTCGACGTGCCGTTCGGCACGGCTCTCGACGTGTCCGTCGTCGTACCGACCTACAACGAGGCCGGCAACATCCACGAGCTGCTGCACCGGATCGGCGCGGCCATGGCCTCGGCCGGCCTCAGCGCCGAGGTGATCTTCGCGGACGATTCGACGGACCACACCTGCGAGGTCATCGAGGACGCGGCGGGCTCCTCTCCGCTTCCCGTCGTCCTGCACCACAGGGCGGAGCCGACCGGCGGCCTCGGCGGCGCGGTCGTCGAGGGCATCGGCCGCTCCGCCGCCCCCTGGATCGTCGTCATCGACGCCGACCTCCAGCACCCGCCGGAGCTCGTTCCCGAGCTGCTCGCACGGGGCAGGTCGACCGGCGCGGAGCTCGTCGTCGCCAGCCGGTACGCGGCGGGCGGCAGCCGGTCCGGGCTCGCGGGCGCCTACCGGACGCTGGTGTCCGGCGTGTCCACGGCCGTCACCAAGTCGCTGTTCCCACGGGCGCTGCGCGGCCTGACCGACCCGATGAGCGGCTTCTTCGCGATCCGCCGGGAGGCGGTGGACCGGGCCGCCACCGGGGAGGACGGCCTCCAGCCGCTCGGCTACAAGATCCTGCTCGAACTGGCTGTACGCTGCCGGCCGGCCGGGATCACCGAGGTGCCGTACGCCTTCGGGGAGCGGCACGCGGGCGAGTCCAAGTCGACGGTGCGCGAGGGCCTGCGCTTCCTGCGCCACCTCGTCACGCTGCGCACCGCGGACCCGCGGGCGCGGGTCGCCGTCTTCGGCCTGATCGGGCTGTCCGGGTTCGTACCGAACCTGGCGCTGCTGTGGCTCCTCAACGGTCCGGGCGGCATGCACTACGCCCCGGCCGAGATCATCGCCAACCAGGCGGGCCTTCTCTGGAACTTCCTCCTGGTCGACTCGCTGCTCTACCGCCTGCGGCGGAGCCACCGGCGCCGGTCGGTGCGGCTGCTCACGTTCGCGGCCGTGGGGAACGCGGACCTGGTCGCCCGGCTGCCGCTGGCGGCGCTGTTCATCGCCTGGGGCGGGCTGGACCCGGTCCCCGCGACGGCGGTCAGCATGGTGGTGGTCTTCGCGGGCCGGTTCCTGCTGGTGGACCGGTGGCTGTACCGCCGGCGCGGCGCGCGCGCCACGTCCGAACCGGTACGGGTGGAGACCCCGCTTCCCGATCCGACACCGTAA
- a CDS encoding galactose oxidase early set domain-containing protein, with protein sequence MRLFLTALALLAAGFGLAPLDATPASAAPNLIANPGLETLDAQGEFPECFEKSGWGDNDYTYTVTDDAHSGDRALRIDLTRRTDGDRKAMMLENACAPKVTEGHQYDLSLWYRSTSPDVAMTLFRHDKTAGWVFWADLNTLPQSAAYARTEVRTPVVPANTDQITWGAALYGVGSLTTDDYAMVDATVVPEPPVDPCEGKGPECKGQWTVQTAPSPVRAIHSVLLHTGKVLLIAGSGNDRDAFAAGTFKSSVFDPVTGRYTDIPTPEDFFCAGHVQLPDGRVLVVGGNKDYASPDGTVGYKGLRSSYVFDPKLNKYLKVNDMLAGHWYPSATAMGNGDVVSLGGLGEDAAGTVVNEHFSFAQNKWLPLGEAKQAWSFWGLYPAMILLQDGRLFYSGSHTFGVGLPGTGASVYDYEKGTVTDVPGLRKKDERDQSASLLLPPAQDQKVLTAGGGNHTVSPDAHRLVDLIDLKAASPEYVAGPDLPQGRYKDGTFQKGAEGKVYLSAVILPDGKVLETGGALHTYREDPVFEASMYDPATNTFQPGLAADPVPRTYHSSSTLLPDGRVLSVGDNPGDGSFEQRVSVYKPPYFFKGARPKITSVASQNWAYGSAQRITVDRPVVKASLIRPAAVTHSSDPNQRLVDLPMTVNGNTIDLSLTSNPNLAPPGWYMLSVVDAKGLPSVSKWVRIGPRGQVAAERVQSFADELAAAPRGPGHGDHGKPEAAKRGVKMPEGYDGCDHAYGEVSTCVPWKFPRKVPAADRCEWLKSKGYGVLDVRHDRHGLDRNKDGRACGKGDFRRR encoded by the coding sequence ATGCGCCTTTTCCTCACCGCGTTGGCCCTGCTCGCCGCGGGCTTCGGGCTGGCGCCGCTCGACGCCACACCCGCCAGCGCCGCGCCGAACCTGATAGCCAATCCCGGTCTGGAAACGCTCGACGCGCAGGGGGAGTTCCCCGAGTGCTTCGAGAAGTCCGGCTGGGGCGACAACGACTACACGTACACGGTGACGGACGACGCACACTCCGGGGACCGCGCCCTGCGCATCGACCTCACCCGCCGCACCGACGGCGACCGCAAGGCGATGATGCTGGAGAACGCGTGCGCGCCGAAGGTCACCGAGGGCCATCAGTACGACCTTTCCCTCTGGTACAGGTCGACGTCGCCCGATGTGGCCATGACGCTGTTCCGGCACGACAAGACGGCCGGCTGGGTCTTCTGGGCCGACCTCAACACCCTGCCGCAGAGTGCGGCGTACGCCCGTACCGAGGTCCGTACCCCGGTCGTTCCCGCGAACACCGACCAGATCACCTGGGGCGCGGCCCTCTACGGCGTCGGTTCGCTCACCACGGACGACTACGCGATGGTGGACGCGACCGTCGTGCCCGAGCCGCCCGTCGACCCGTGCGAGGGCAAGGGGCCCGAGTGCAAGGGCCAGTGGACGGTCCAGACCGCTCCGTCACCGGTGCGCGCCATCCACTCCGTACTGCTGCACACCGGGAAGGTGCTGCTCATCGCGGGCTCGGGCAACGACCGTGACGCCTTCGCCGCCGGCACCTTCAAGTCGTCGGTCTTCGACCCGGTGACCGGCAGGTACACGGACATCCCGACGCCCGAGGACTTCTTCTGCGCGGGGCATGTCCAACTGCCGGACGGGCGGGTGCTCGTGGTCGGCGGGAACAAGGACTACGCGTCGCCGGACGGGACGGTCGGGTACAAGGGGCTGAGGTCGAGTTACGTCTTCGATCCCAAGCTCAACAAGTACCTGAAGGTCAACGACATGCTGGCGGGCCACTGGTATCCGTCGGCGACCGCCATGGGCAACGGTGACGTCGTCTCGCTCGGCGGGCTGGGCGAGGACGCCGCCGGAACGGTCGTCAACGAGCACTTCAGCTTCGCCCAGAACAAGTGGCTGCCGTTGGGCGAGGCCAAGCAGGCGTGGTCGTTCTGGGGGCTCTACCCGGCGATGATCCTGCTCCAGGACGGGCGCCTCTTCTACAGCGGCAGCCACACCTTCGGCGTCGGACTGCCCGGGACCGGAGCCTCCGTCTACGACTACGAGAAGGGCACGGTCACCGACGTACCGGGGCTGCGGAAGAAGGACGAGCGCGACCAGTCCGCGTCGCTGCTGCTGCCGCCCGCCCAGGACCAGAAGGTGCTCACGGCCGGCGGCGGAAACCACACCGTCTCTCCCGACGCGCACCGGCTGGTGGACCTGATCGACCTCAAGGCCGCCTCGCCCGAGTACGTCGCCGGGCCCGACCTGCCGCAGGGCAGGTACAAGGACGGCACCTTCCAGAAGGGCGCCGAGGGCAAGGTCTACCTCTCGGCGGTGATCCTGCCGGACGGCAAGGTCCTGGAGACGGGCGGCGCGCTGCACACCTACCGCGAGGACCCGGTCTTCGAGGCGTCGATGTACGACCCGGCGACCAACACGTTCCAGCCGGGCCTGGCCGCCGACCCGGTGCCGCGTACGTACCACTCCTCGTCCACGCTGCTGCCGGACGGCCGGGTGCTGAGCGTCGGGGACAACCCGGGCGACGGGTCGTTCGAGCAGCGGGTGTCGGTCTACAAGCCGCCGTACTTCTTCAAGGGCGCCCGCCCGAAGATCACCTCGGTGGCCTCGCAGAACTGGGCGTACGGATCGGCGCAGCGCATCACGGTCGACCGGCCGGTGGTGAAGGCGTCGCTGATTCGTCCGGCCGCGGTCACCCACTCTTCCGACCCGAACCAGCGCCTGGTCGACCTGCCGATGACCGTCAACGGCAACACCATCGACCTCAGCCTCACCAGCAACCCCAACCTGGCGCCACCCGGCTGGTACATGCTGTCGGTCGTCGACGCGAAGGGACTGCCGTCGGTGTCGAAGTGGGTGCGGATCGGCCCGCGGGGGCAGGTGGCGGCGGAGCGTGTGCAGAGTTTCGCCGACGAGCTGGCGGCGGCCCCGAGGGGACCGGGGCACGGGGACCACGGGAAGCCGGAGGCCGCGAAGCGGGGCGTGAAGATGCCCGAGGGGTACGACGGCTGCGACCACGCGTACGGCGAGGTCAGCACCTGCGTGCCGTGGAAGTTCCCCAGGAAGGTGCCGGCGGCCGACCGGTGCGAGTGGCTGAAGTCCAAGGGGTACGGCGTCCTGGACGTACGGCACGACCGGCACGGCCTGGACCGGAACAAGGACGGCAGGGCCTGCGGGAAGGGTGACTTCCGCAGGCGGTGA
- a CDS encoding TetR/AcrR family transcriptional regulator yields the protein MASDTPHPLADTAPPRRPGLRERKKLKTRVAIRTATYRLIAEQGYEATTVEQIAEAAEVSQSTVFRYFPAKEDIVITDEYDPLMESALRARPADEPLVESLRFVVTQALRHSLAQEPEEMLLRSRLLTEVPAVRARMMESMSVTGRMLCEVVAERTGRHADELEVRVVSMGFVAALMETTVYWAEHGRQDDLTTLVDRTLDTLDNGFRL from the coding sequence ATGGCCTCCGACACCCCCCACCCGCTCGCCGACACCGCACCGCCCCGCCGCCCGGGCCTGCGCGAGCGCAAGAAGCTCAAGACGCGCGTCGCGATCCGCACCGCGACGTACCGGCTGATCGCCGAGCAGGGGTACGAGGCCACCACGGTCGAGCAGATCGCCGAGGCCGCCGAGGTCTCGCAGTCGACCGTCTTCCGTTACTTCCCGGCCAAGGAAGACATCGTCATCACCGACGAGTACGACCCGCTGATGGAATCCGCGCTGCGCGCCCGCCCGGCCGACGAGCCGCTCGTCGAGTCGCTGCGCTTCGTCGTGACCCAGGCGCTGCGCCACTCCCTCGCCCAGGAGCCCGAGGAGATGCTCCTGCGCTCGAGGCTTCTGACGGAGGTTCCGGCCGTACGCGCCCGCATGATGGAGAGCATGTCGGTGACCGGCCGCATGCTGTGCGAAGTGGTCGCCGAGCGGACCGGACGGCACGCGGACGAGCTGGAAGTGCGGGTCGTCTCGATGGGCTTCGTGGCGGCGCTGATGGAGACGACCGTGTACTGGGCCGAGCACGGCAGGCAGGACGACCTGACCACCCTCGTCGACCGCACGCTGGACACCCTCGACAACGGCTTCCGCCTGTGA